A window of the Tessaracoccus sp. MC1865 genome harbors these coding sequences:
- a CDS encoding cobalt-precorrin-6A reductase, with protein sequence MILILGGTAEGRRLAAALGSGAVLSLAGRTEDPLTVGDTRRGGFGGAEGLVSYLREHRVEAVLDATHPFAATMSANAVAACARAGVPLLRVVRPGWGGHPLAATWRWVDSHPEAAAAAAEGERTVLLTVGRQHTVDYVPALAGHRVVARVAEAPSQILPAGWEVLTVRGPLTVDGERELFRRYGVGVVVTKDSGGAATEAKLTVAEEYGAEVIMLRRPELPAADEVASVEDALAWVSHRPTPS encoded by the coding sequence GTGATCTTGATTCTGGGCGGCACCGCGGAGGGGCGCCGGTTGGCGGCCGCGCTAGGGAGCGGGGCCGTGCTCTCCCTGGCCGGGCGGACGGAGGACCCCTTGACAGTGGGCGACACCCGGCGCGGCGGCTTCGGCGGCGCCGAGGGCTTGGTGTCGTACCTGCGGGAGCACCGCGTCGAGGCGGTGCTGGATGCGACGCATCCGTTCGCCGCCACCATGTCGGCCAACGCCGTGGCCGCCTGCGCCCGGGCAGGGGTGCCGCTGCTGCGCGTGGTGCGGCCCGGCTGGGGCGGGCACCCCCTCGCAGCGACGTGGCGCTGGGTGGATTCGCACCCCGAGGCCGCGGCTGCGGCTGCCGAGGGCGAGCGGACGGTGCTGCTCACCGTGGGGCGGCAGCACACCGTCGACTATGTGCCGGCGCTGGCGGGGCATCGCGTGGTCGCGCGGGTGGCGGAGGCTCCCTCCCAGATCCTTCCTGCGGGCTGGGAGGTGCTGACTGTCCGCGGGCCGCTCACGGTCGACGGCGAGCGGGAGTTGTTCCGCCGGTACGGGGTCGGTGTGGTGGTGACCAAGGACTCGGGAGGCGCGGCCACTGAGGCCAAGCTGACCGTCGCCGAGGAGTACGGGGCCGAGGTGATCATGCTGCGGCGCCCCGAGCTGCCGGCGGCCGACGAGGTGGCGAGCGTCGAGGACGCCCTGGCGTGGGTGAGTCACCGGCCCACCCCCAGCTGA
- a CDS encoding energy-coupling factor ABC transporter substrate-binding protein — translation MSRGRFRTWELVTVIAIIAALVVGYLLAVVLAPDGATFEGTDATVGAMLPAEPWAEPLFSPASYGPEVEAGLFAIQAAVGGVVLGFLLGRLTRRVSPDATEE, via the coding sequence ATGTCTAGGGGTAGGTTCCGCACCTGGGAGCTGGTCACCGTCATCGCCATCATCGCCGCGCTGGTGGTGGGCTACCTCCTCGCGGTGGTCCTCGCTCCCGACGGCGCCACTTTCGAGGGAACGGATGCGACGGTGGGGGCGATGCTCCCCGCCGAGCCCTGGGCAGAGCCCCTCTTCTCGCCCGCCAGCTACGGGCCGGAGGTGGAGGCCGGCCTCTTCGCCATCCAGGCGGCTGTCGGGGGAGTCGTTCTCGGCTTCCTGCTGGGCCGCCTGACCCGTCGCGTCTCTCCCGACGCTACGGAGGAGTAG
- a CDS encoding 2'-5' RNA ligase family protein, whose amino-acid sequence MTLHSIACHDRDFTQWRGGADHALIWAVLADVDDVRAAVDSARAHWADVLLPRYDRQPHITVGYGGPVPKPGATPEDEPYTPERIAADRAAVEALGLSPFDVRIGGWDTFQMVPYLRAEAPELQAVARALREDRRRPYVPHVTIGMYAVSAPLSGLAGRAAGWESPSITLPVTRLSLLRYDAADVAGPLTEVDAIDLTRPVRTPRGTPSG is encoded by the coding sequence GTGACCCTGCATTCCATCGCGTGCCACGACCGCGACTTCACCCAGTGGCGCGGCGGCGCGGACCACGCCCTGATCTGGGCCGTGCTGGCCGATGTCGACGACGTGCGCGCCGCCGTCGACTCCGCCCGCGCCCACTGGGCCGATGTGCTGCTGCCGCGCTATGACCGCCAGCCGCACATCACCGTCGGCTACGGCGGGCCGGTCCCGAAACCGGGCGCCACCCCGGAGGATGAGCCGTACACGCCCGAGCGGATCGCCGCGGACCGGGCCGCCGTCGAGGCGTTGGGCCTGTCGCCGTTCGACGTGCGGATCGGCGGCTGGGACACGTTTCAGATGGTGCCGTACCTGCGTGCGGAGGCCCCCGAGTTGCAGGCCGTGGCCCGGGCGCTCCGGGAAGACCGGCGGCGGCCGTACGTGCCGCACGTGACCATCGGGATGTACGCGGTGTCTGCGCCGCTGAGCGGGTTGGCGGGGCGGGCCGCCGGGTGGGAGTCGCCGTCGATCACGCTGCCCGTGACCAGGCTCAGCCTGCTGCGCTACGACGCGGCGGACGTGGCCGGACCGCTGACGGAGGTGGACGCGATCGACCTCACGCGGCCAGTGCGAACGCCACGAGGAACACCGTCTGGATGA
- the cbiT gene encoding precorrin-6Y C5,15-methyltransferase (decarboxylating) subunit CbiT, with product MINDPHCTVLGRTPGLPEEVFEHDGLITKRTLRAGALAHLRPMPGELLWDLGAGAGSVGIEWCRAAEGCRCVGVERVDQRADRAEANARRLAPAGSYTLVRGAVEDALAELPDPDAVFIGGGATPALVELAIGRLPEGGRIVVHGVTVEAEEVCVAAHRRWGGALARVGVEHAEPIGRLLGWTPARTVVTWALQR from the coding sequence ATGATCAACGACCCGCACTGCACCGTCCTCGGCCGCACCCCCGGCCTGCCGGAGGAGGTCTTCGAGCACGATGGGTTGATCACGAAGCGGACGCTGCGCGCAGGCGCCCTGGCGCACCTGCGGCCGATGCCGGGTGAGTTGCTGTGGGATCTGGGGGCCGGCGCTGGTTCGGTGGGCATCGAGTGGTGCCGCGCGGCGGAAGGTTGTCGCTGCGTCGGTGTGGAGCGGGTCGATCAGCGGGCTGACCGGGCGGAGGCCAACGCCAGGCGGTTGGCGCCGGCCGGAAGCTACACACTGGTCCGGGGCGCCGTCGAGGACGCGCTCGCCGAGCTGCCGGACCCCGACGCCGTGTTCATCGGCGGCGGCGCGACACCCGCCCTGGTGGAGCTGGCCATCGGCCGGCTGCCGGAGGGCGGCCGGATCGTCGTGCACGGCGTGACGGTCGAGGCCGAAGAGGTGTGTGTCGCGGCCCATCGACGGTGGGGTGGCGCGCTGGCGAGGGTCGGCGTCGAGCACGCCGAGCCGATCGGTCGCCTGCTGGGCTGGACCCCGGCGCGCACCGTCGTGACGTGGGCGCTGCAGCGATGA
- the cbiQ gene encoding cobalt ECF transporter T component CbiQ, with protein MAHLATVDDAAWGSPWRARPVGIRVALSLALVLTALVTPAWPGSALVAAVAVALMLGSARIRASLVALVTVPPVVFIAVGVLPLAVQVGGAAVLSWAPDGGARALDVLAHGVAGTLALLLLVTTTTMVDLLAWCRGLRIPAPLLEIAELMYRLVFVLLSTAVALQQAQQARLSADAPFTRRLRYAADATGTVLLRTWDRATRLQHGLALRGYEEDLPTLRPAPGAAGLSVLRDAALVVGIWLAVWAVA; from the coding sequence ATGGCGCACTTGGCGACGGTCGACGACGCGGCCTGGGGGTCGCCGTGGCGCGCGCGTCCCGTCGGCATCAGGGTGGCGTTGTCGCTCGCCCTGGTCCTCACGGCACTGGTGACCCCGGCGTGGCCAGGGTCCGCGCTGGTGGCTGCGGTCGCCGTCGCGCTGATGCTGGGTTCCGCACGGATCCGGGCCTCCCTCGTGGCGCTCGTCACGGTGCCGCCGGTGGTCTTCATCGCCGTGGGGGTCCTTCCGCTCGCCGTGCAGGTGGGCGGCGCTGCCGTGCTCTCGTGGGCGCCCGACGGCGGGGCCAGGGCGCTGGATGTGCTGGCACACGGCGTCGCGGGCACGCTCGCCCTGCTGCTGCTGGTCACCACCACGACCATGGTGGACCTGCTCGCCTGGTGTCGCGGGTTGCGCATCCCGGCACCGCTGCTGGAGATCGCCGAGCTGATGTACCGGCTGGTGTTCGTGCTGCTGAGCACCGCCGTCGCTCTTCAGCAGGCGCAGCAGGCCAGACTGTCCGCCGACGCCCCGTTCACCCGCCGGCTGCGCTACGCCGCCGACGCCACCGGCACCGTCCTGCTGCGCACCTGGGACCGCGCCACGCGCCTGCAGCACGGCCTGGCGCTGCGCGGCTACGAGGAGGACCTGCCGACCCTGCGGCCCGCCCCGGGTGCTGCCGGGCTGAGCGTGCTGCGCGACGCCGCGCTCGTCGTCGGCATCTGGCTCGCCGTCTGGGCGGTGGCGTGA
- the cobO gene encoding cob(I)yrinic acid a,c-diamide adenosyltransferase — protein MSTKELRNRPVLAVHTGDGKGKTTAAVGMALRAWAQGWSVGVYQFVKSAKWRTGEQAAFAALAGDVTWEKMGTGWSWSRAHTASDPETGAREGWARIREGLAEERHRFWLLDEFTYPIAWGWVDLDEVLTVLHERPGTQHVVITGRRCPQPLIEAADLVTEMVPVKHPFTQGQRGQAGIEW, from the coding sequence ATGAGCACGAAGGAACTGCGCAACCGGCCCGTCCTGGCCGTCCACACGGGCGACGGGAAGGGCAAGACCACCGCCGCCGTCGGCATGGCACTGCGCGCCTGGGCCCAGGGCTGGAGCGTGGGCGTCTACCAGTTCGTGAAGTCGGCCAAGTGGCGTACCGGGGAGCAGGCGGCGTTCGCGGCGCTGGCCGGCGACGTCACATGGGAGAAGATGGGCACCGGCTGGAGCTGGTCGCGGGCCCACACCGCCTCTGACCCGGAGACCGGGGCGCGCGAAGGATGGGCACGGATCCGCGAGGGCCTCGCCGAGGAGCGGCACCGCTTCTGGTTGCTGGACGAGTTCACCTACCCCATCGCCTGGGGCTGGGTGGATCTCGACGAGGTGCTCACCGTGCTCCACGAGCGCCCAGGCACGCAGCACGTGGTCATCACCGGTCGACGGTGCCCACAGCCGCTCATCGAGGCTGCGGATCTCGTCACCGAGATGGTGCCCGTGAAGCATCCCTTCACGCAGGGCCAGCGCGGGCAGGCGGGCATCGAATGGTGA
- the cobF gene encoding precorrin-6A synthase (deacetylating), translated as MGREVALIGIGAGDPNWLTLEAVAAIRELDVLFVVVKEDEYEEPVAFRRDLVARHRGSDLPGVRVVELTDPPRPWRSTPDYPAAVTRWRQQRFEQWGAAIDGALGAGETGGFLVWGDPSLYESTLAIVERIAEAAVEPFSVRVLPGISCVLALAARHRIPLNRQGRAVQISPARLLADGLPDGVDDVVVMLDGKQTFATIDPAGIEIYWGAYLGTPDEILLSGRLSDVREEITRVRADAAARKGWMFDTYLLRRVGLDA; from the coding sequence ATGGGCCGCGAGGTAGCGCTGATCGGCATCGGCGCGGGCGACCCGAACTGGCTCACGCTCGAAGCGGTCGCGGCGATCCGCGAGCTCGACGTCCTGTTCGTGGTGGTCAAGGAGGACGAGTACGAGGAGCCCGTCGCGTTCCGGCGTGATCTGGTGGCCCGGCACCGGGGATCTGATCTTCCCGGTGTGCGCGTGGTGGAGTTGACAGACCCGCCCCGGCCCTGGCGCAGCACGCCCGACTATCCCGCCGCTGTGACCCGGTGGCGGCAGCAGCGCTTCGAGCAGTGGGGCGCCGCCATCGACGGGGCGCTCGGCGCCGGCGAGACCGGCGGCTTCCTGGTGTGGGGCGACCCCAGCCTGTACGAGTCGACGCTGGCCATCGTCGAGCGCATCGCGGAGGCCGCCGTCGAACCGTTCTCGGTCCGCGTGCTCCCAGGGATCAGTTGCGTGCTGGCGCTGGCGGCGCGGCACCGCATCCCGCTCAACCGGCAGGGCAGGGCCGTGCAGATCAGCCCAGCGCGGCTCCTGGCCGACGGGCTGCCCGACGGCGTGGACGACGTCGTCGTGATGCTCGACGGTAAGCAGACCTTCGCGACGATCGATCCCGCCGGCATCGAGATCTACTGGGGCGCGTACCTGGGCACGCCGGATGAGATCCTCCTCAGCGGCCGACTGTCCGACGTCCGGGAGGAGATCACCCGGGTGCGGGCCGACGCCGCGGCCCGTAAGGGATGGATGTTCGACACCTACCTGTTGCGGCGGGTGGGGCTCGACGCCTGA
- a CDS encoding adenosylcobinamide-GDP ribazoletransferase, protein MNPLGAATGLFTIIPVRAFEVDRRLAARAMAAFPWLGLLIGAAGGAVVFGAWHLAGPFLGAMLGLALLAGVTGAMHLDGVADTADGLGSRRPPAEALVIMRRSDIGPMGVATLVLVLLIDAAALASMPTPLLGGVALAAAAASGRLGITVASVSKLTARQQGFGALFVGVTRFSTAAITLVGVAGVVLGGAWWAGGYQTLLAAAIGLTAAALVGALWSRHLLTRLGGWTGDTFGSLIEVIQTVFLVAFALAA, encoded by the coding sequence ATGAATCCGCTCGGCGCGGCCACCGGGCTGTTCACCATCATCCCCGTGCGCGCGTTCGAGGTGGACCGCAGGCTCGCTGCCCGCGCCATGGCCGCCTTCCCCTGGCTGGGGCTGCTGATCGGCGCCGCCGGGGGAGCGGTCGTGTTCGGCGCCTGGCACCTCGCCGGCCCGTTCCTGGGGGCCATGCTCGGCCTTGCGCTCCTCGCCGGGGTCACCGGCGCGATGCACCTCGACGGGGTGGCTGACACCGCCGACGGCCTCGGCTCCCGCCGCCCACCGGCGGAGGCGCTGGTGATCATGCGCCGCTCCGACATCGGCCCCATGGGGGTGGCCACCCTCGTCCTCGTGCTGCTCATCGACGCCGCCGCCCTCGCCTCCATGCCCACCCCCTTGTTGGGCGGGGTCGCGCTGGCGGCCGCGGCCGCCTCGGGTCGGCTGGGCATCACCGTGGCGAGCGTCTCGAAACTCACGGCCCGGCAGCAGGGTTTCGGGGCGCTCTTCGTCGGTGTCACCCGGTTCAGCACCGCGGCGATCACCCTGGTCGGCGTCGCCGGCGTCGTCCTCGGTGGCGCCTGGTGGGCCGGCGGCTACCAGACGCTGCTCGCCGCAGCCATTGGCCTGACGGCCGCCGCGCTCGTCGGGGCGCTGTGGAGCCGGCACCTCCTGACCCGGCTCGGGGGCTGGACCGGCGACACCTTCGGCTCGCTGATCGAGGTCATCCAGACGGTGTTCCTCGTGGCGTTCGCACTGGCCGCGTGA
- a CDS encoding precorrin-8X methylmutase, with the protein MTYDYLTDGSEIYRESFRIIREETNLERFPEDISRVVVRMVHASAATNLADDVDFTPGVVAAANAALRAGAPIFCDSSMVATGIIRSRLPRDNEVICHIKDPALAQLAADKGMTKTMAAIDLWLPRLDGAVVAIGNAPTALFRLLEVVAETGLRPAAVVGIPVGFVGAAESKAALAANSLGLEYLVVHGRRGGSALTVAAVNAIASVDELTNTSRQEG; encoded by the coding sequence GTGACCTACGACTACCTCACCGACGGCTCCGAGATCTACCGCGAGAGCTTCCGCATCATCCGGGAGGAGACCAACCTGGAGCGCTTCCCAGAGGACATCAGCCGCGTCGTGGTGCGCATGGTGCACGCCAGCGCGGCCACCAACCTCGCCGACGACGTGGACTTCACGCCGGGGGTCGTCGCAGCGGCCAACGCCGCGCTGCGGGCCGGGGCGCCCATCTTCTGCGACTCGTCGATGGTCGCAACCGGCATCATCCGCTCGCGTCTCCCGCGCGACAACGAGGTGATCTGCCACATCAAGGACCCGGCGCTGGCCCAATTGGCTGCTGACAAGGGCATGACCAAGACGATGGCCGCCATCGACCTGTGGCTGCCCCGCCTCGACGGCGCAGTCGTCGCCATCGGAAACGCCCCCACCGCGCTCTTCCGGCTGCTCGAAGTGGTGGCAGAAACCGGGCTCCGGCCCGCCGCCGTGGTGGGCATCCCGGTGGGCTTCGTCGGCGCCGCGGAATCGAAGGCGGCGTTGGCCGCCAACAGCCTCGGCCTGGAGTACCTGGTGGTGCACGGCCGACGCGGCGGCTCGGCGTTGACGGTGGCCGCGGTCAACGCGATCGCCAGCGTGGACGAGCTGACCAACACGTCCCGGCAGGAGGGCTGA
- a CDS encoding energy-coupling factor ABC transporter permease, with the protein MHIAEGMLPPLHCAAWFAASAPFVIHGAVAVVRSSRERPENKLLIAAVGAFTLVLSALKLPSVTGSSSHPTGTGLGAAVFGPPVMALIGTLVLLFQALLLAHGGLTTLGANVFSFAVAGPWAAYGAFRLVRALRPPAWLPVCCAMFVANLTTYLVTSAQLALAYPDAAGGFAAAFAKFATVFALTQIPLAAAEGVLGVLVFGFLARAARPELVRLGLLSEGAHV; encoded by the coding sequence ATGCACATCGCAGAGGGGATGCTGCCACCGCTGCATTGCGCAGCCTGGTTCGCAGCGTCCGCACCGTTCGTGATCCACGGCGCCGTCGCCGTGGTGCGGAGCTCACGCGAGCGCCCAGAGAACAAACTGCTCATCGCCGCCGTCGGTGCCTTCACGTTGGTGCTGAGCGCGCTTAAGCTGCCATCGGTGACCGGTTCGTCGTCGCATCCCACCGGTACCGGGTTGGGGGCCGCGGTGTTCGGCCCGCCCGTGATGGCGCTCATCGGCACGCTGGTGCTGCTCTTCCAGGCGCTGCTGTTGGCGCACGGGGGCCTCACGACACTCGGCGCCAACGTCTTCTCCTTCGCGGTGGCCGGCCCGTGGGCCGCCTACGGCGCCTTCCGCCTCGTCCGGGCCCTGCGCCCGCCGGCATGGCTGCCGGTGTGCTGCGCCATGTTCGTGGCCAACCTCACCACGTACCTGGTCACCTCCGCGCAGTTGGCGCTGGCGTACCCCGACGCTGCGGGCGGCTTCGCTGCAGCCTTCGCCAAGTTCGCCACGGTGTTCGCGCTCACGCAGATCCCCCTCGCCGCGGCAGAGGGAGTGCTGGGCGTCCTGGTTTTCGGGTTTCTGGCGCGCGCCGCGCGCCCCGAACTGGTGCGCCTGGGCCTGCTCAGCGAGGGCGCCCATGTCTAG
- a CDS encoding energy-coupling factor ABC transporter ATP-binding protein, with amino-acid sequence MGGGVMLVAEEITVAYPDRPVLSGASIQVGRGKVALLGANGSGKTTLLHALAGALELRSGRVLLDDQQLQRSRAGLRAHRRRVQLVLQDPDDQLFSADVRQDVSFGPLNLGLSETDAAVRVDETLRQLGIAHLAARPTHRLSYGERKRVALAGAVAMRPDYLLLDEPTAGLDPEGVHELLAALDGLDAGILLATHHVAFALAWADEVAVVVDGNVRQGPVSLLNDAALLTAARLHRPWPLELAGRLGLAGTPRHLDDVTALLEAR; translated from the coding sequence CTGGGCGGTGGCGTGATGCTGGTTGCCGAGGAGATCACGGTCGCCTACCCGGACCGGCCCGTGCTGTCCGGCGCGTCCATCCAGGTGGGGCGCGGGAAGGTGGCGCTGCTCGGCGCCAACGGGTCCGGGAAGACCACGCTCTTGCACGCGTTGGCCGGGGCCCTGGAACTGCGCTCCGGCAGGGTGCTCCTCGACGATCAGCAGCTGCAGCGGTCGCGCGCCGGGTTGCGCGCCCACCGTCGCCGCGTGCAGCTCGTGCTGCAGGACCCCGACGACCAGTTGTTCTCCGCCGACGTGCGCCAGGACGTGTCGTTCGGGCCGCTGAACCTGGGGCTGTCCGAGACCGACGCCGCAGTGCGGGTGGACGAGACGCTGCGGCAACTGGGCATCGCGCACCTCGCGGCGCGGCCGACGCATCGCCTCAGCTACGGCGAGCGGAAGCGGGTGGCGCTCGCGGGCGCCGTCGCGATGCGTCCCGACTACCTGTTGCTGGACGAACCCACCGCGGGCCTCGACCCCGAGGGTGTCCACGAACTGCTGGCCGCCCTGGACGGCCTGGACGCCGGGATCCTGCTGGCCACGCACCATGTGGCGTTCGCGCTGGCCTGGGCCGACGAGGTCGCCGTGGTGGTGGACGGTAACGTGCGGCAGGGGCCGGTGTCGCTGCTGAACGACGCGGCGCTGCTGACCGCCGCCCGGCTCCACCGTCCGTGGCCGCTCGAGCTCGCGGGTCGCCTCGGGTTGGCGGGCACCCCGAGACACCTCGACGACGTCACCGCACTGCTGGAGGCACGATGA
- a CDS encoding L,D-transpeptidase, with protein sequence MRKKLLGVAVAALAMTLVAPFATAEEINPTPPGELPPLAASPTPTPTPTPAVQPKLTPEQAVYVTPGYHLVAGRYWYTSCEMYSSTTVRCRTSIYASTVFQKDGQWFTQNAWVFNNLTYLPSPRSVWANNPLGSTGEWTATDGRKWRSECDTAATGRGACRSYAVATTASVATGQVTQKTDWVFNGIVKFDSQYSPWVKSIPATNPRPAGVPYPTAPVPVVTHPLVQSGFRLDQRCMTGRAFCVSKGQDKMAWVINGKVQTIVDVRFGRTATPTRNGAFKIGWKSRDHFSSIYKVDMPFALFFDGGIAIHYSANFARVGYSGGSGGCVNVRDYAQMERFFDIARVGDKVIVYN encoded by the coding sequence ATGCGTAAGAAGCTGTTGGGGGTCGCAGTCGCTGCCTTGGCGATGACACTGGTCGCGCCGTTCGCGACTGCCGAAGAAATCAACCCCACCCCGCCGGGGGAACTGCCACCGCTGGCGGCCTCCCCCACACCCACCCCGACGCCCACGCCCGCGGTACAGCCGAAGCTGACACCCGAGCAGGCCGTCTACGTCACCCCGGGCTACCACCTGGTGGCCGGGCGCTACTGGTACACCTCGTGCGAGATGTACTCCTCGACGACCGTGCGGTGCCGCACCAGCATCTACGCTTCCACGGTCTTCCAGAAGGACGGCCAGTGGTTCACGCAGAACGCGTGGGTGTTCAACAACCTGACCTACCTGCCGTCCCCGCGCTCCGTGTGGGCCAACAACCCGTTGGGTAGCACCGGCGAGTGGACCGCCACGGACGGCCGCAAGTGGCGCTCCGAGTGCGACACCGCAGCCACCGGCCGCGGCGCCTGCCGCAGCTACGCCGTCGCCACCACCGCGTCGGTGGCCACCGGCCAGGTGACGCAGAAGACAGACTGGGTGTTCAACGGCATCGTCAAGTTCGACAGCCAGTACAGCCCGTGGGTGAAGAGCATCCCGGCCACCAACCCCCGCCCGGCAGGTGTGCCGTACCCCACCGCCCCGGTGCCCGTCGTCACGCACCCGCTCGTGCAGTCCGGATTCCGGCTGGATCAGCGCTGCATGACCGGCCGTGCGTTCTGCGTCTCGAAGGGCCAGGACAAGATGGCCTGGGTGATCAACGGCAAGGTGCAGACCATCGTCGACGTGCGCTTCGGCAGGACCGCCACGCCCACCCGCAACGGCGCCTTCAAGATCGGCTGGAAGTCGCGTGACCACTTCTCCAGCATCTACAAGGTGGACATGCCGTTCGCGCTCTTCTTCGACGGCGGCATCGCCATCCACTACTCCGCCAACTTCGCCCGCGTGGGCTACAGCGGCGGCTCCGGTGGGTGCGTCAACGTGCGTGACTACGCTCAGATGGAGCGCTTCTTCGACATCGCCCGCGTGGGCGACAAGGTGATCGTCTACAACTGA